The DNA sequence TTTAGCTAATGATTCTCTGGCACTGTATGTGGGATTCAGCTTTATATTAATCACATTTGCCCATCCGTAATTAAGCATAAAACTAGTGGGAGAAATAGGAGAAAAAGGAGATTCCATCACCATATCTTTGATCACTCCAACCACAATAAAAGGCCTATCTCTCCATTTGATTGTTTTTCCAACTGGGTCTTTTAATCCCATATACCGGATGGCGGTCTCATTGAGGACCATACCAGATGAGTCACTGGCAAATTGTCTTGAGAAATCCCGCCCTGCTACAAACTGCCAACCTACTGTTTTTCCAAAATCATGAGAGACACCAATAGTTCCCAAAGCTTCCCTAAAATTCGGGTCTTTGCCTTCCCATTCAAATCCCCCATTCTGGGAATTCAGATCAGTGGCAGGAGCCGAAGAAGTTGACATGTCAATCACAGCTCCGGTTTTTAGTAATTCATCCCGTAATGCATTATAGTTATTGTACAACTCTGGAGTGTTCATGGTAACAGTAATCAGTCCACTCCGATCATATCCGACAGGTCGGTTTTTGGCATATTGAATTTGCAGAAACACAATAAGCGTTCCGATAATCAAGGTAATAGAAACTGTAAACTGCACAACCACCAGTACTTTTCTCGGCATACTGGCTAGCTTTCCTGCCCGAAAGGTTCCTTTCAATACACTTACAGGATCAAAAGAAGAAAGATACAAGGCAGGATAGCTTCCTGCTATCAATCCGGTAAATACGCTGAATGCAATACCTGCTAACCAGAATACAGGATTGAACCAGGGCATCGTAATCTGTTTGTCTGCAATAGTATTGAATGTAGGTAAGGCAAGAGCAACCAATAGAACACATATGGCAAAAGCAACCAGTGTTACCAATAGAGATTCACCAAAAAACTGCCCAATCAATTGTGATCGCATAGAACCTATGGATTTTCGAATACCCACTTCTTTGGCTCTTTTTTCAGAACGGGCCGTAGCCAGATTCATAAAGTTGATACATGCCAGCAACAATACAAATATGCCTATGATACTGAAAAGCCATACAAACTGAATCCGTCCACCCTGCTTACCTGTTTTTTTATCCCATTCTGAATACAGATGCCAGTCACTCATAGGATGTAAAAAGACTTGTATTTTAAAAGTAGCTAATTCAGGTCTGTGCTTAACTTTAACATCTTTAATTTTTGCAGATACTTTCTCAAGATCTGCATTGGGAGCTACCTGTGCAAGCAATTGCCAGGAGTTATTGTCCCATTCAGCGTTATCTATAGCTCGTTTTACCCAACCCTGTGTAGAAACATATAAATCCCAGGGAGCCATAAAGGTAATGTCTTTAAACTCTGTATTGAAAGGCATATCCTCATAGACTCCTGTAACTTTTACATTGAGGCGATTGTCAAGTTTTACAATTTTACCCATTGGATCTTCCTCCCCAAATAATACTTTTGCAACCGATTCTGAAAGAAGAATGGAAGAGGGATCTTTTAACCCTGCATGAGTTCCTGAGAGCATTTTCAGACTCAGCATCTCTGGAGCTTGTGGGCCTATGTAATTCCCTGTCTTCGTAAACTTATTGTCTTTGTAAGCCAGAATATGTTCTCCTGTCCATGAGGAAGGGACTACATAGGTAAAGTCATCTTTATACACTGTACGAAGTTCTTCAATCAATGGAGCCGGCATATATTCACCTGCGCCAGACTCTCCATTAAATGTAAAGCTTTGCATCACCTTCGCAATGCGTTTATGATTCTGGTAGTATGTATTGTAAGTCAGTTCATCATAAACCCATAGTCCGATAAGCATAGCCACAGCCATCCCTGTAGCCAATCCAAAAATATTGATAAAGGAATATCCCCTGTTACGGGTCAAATTCCGAAATGCAATTTTAAAATAATTTCTTAACATAGTCTGAGATAGTAAAGGTGTAGAATAGGCATGTTTAGTTGAACGTCGGCGAACGAATGGAGGCAATACAGAAACTACATCTATAAAATAATGCACATTGGCTGAGAACTTCCCAGAGCGAGTATACCAATACTTATATAATTCATCCAGATCACCTTCTACTTCTTCCAGTGTTTCGTCAGGATGGAACCAACCTAAGAGTTGTTTGATCCATTGTGGCGGCTTGGGTGTTTCGGGTAAAGGGTTATTGAAAGAATTCATACCTATAAATGTAAGTGACGTATGAAGGCTGATTAGTGTAGTCCTGAATCTCTATTACTTTACATTTTCTCGTACAAATCCTCTGCCAAAACAAATTATTTGGTTAGAAGGGCGTTAAAAGCAGATTTTAGCAAACTATCGGAAAATAAAT is a window from the Xanthocytophaga agilis genome containing:
- a CDS encoding ABC transporter permease, translating into MNSFNNPLPETPKPPQWIKQLLGWFHPDETLEEVEGDLDELYKYWYTRSGKFSANVHYFIDVVSVLPPFVRRRSTKHAYSTPLLSQTMLRNYFKIAFRNLTRNRGYSFINIFGLATGMAVAMLIGLWVYDELTYNTYYQNHKRIAKVMQSFTFNGESGAGEYMPAPLIEELRTVYKDDFTYVVPSSWTGEHILAYKDNKFTKTGNYIGPQAPEMLSLKMLSGTHAGLKDPSSILLSESVAKVLFGEEDPMGKIVKLDNRLNVKVTGVYEDMPFNTEFKDITFMAPWDLYVSTQGWVKRAIDNAEWDNNSWQLLAQVAPNADLEKVSAKIKDVKVKHRPELATFKIQVFLHPMSDWHLYSEWDKKTGKQGGRIQFVWLFSIIGIFVLLLACINFMNLATARSEKRAKEVGIRKSIGSMRSQLIGQFFGESLLVTLVAFAICVLLVALALPTFNTIADKQITMPWFNPVFWLAGIAFSVFTGLIAGSYPALYLSSFDPVSVLKGTFRAGKLASMPRKVLVVVQFTVSITLIIGTLIVFLQIQYAKNRPVGYDRSGLITVTMNTPELYNNYNALRDELLKTGAVIDMSTSSAPATDLNSQNGGFEWEGKDPNFREALGTIGVSHDFGKTVGWQFVAGRDFSRQFASDSSGMVLNETAIRYMGLKDPVGKTIKWRDRPFIVVGVIKDMVMESPFSPISPTSFMLNYGWANVINIKLNPTYSARESLAKIETVFHKFNPGSPFDFKFTDQQYALKFAAEERIGTLASIFAGLAIFISCLGLFGMASFVAEQRTKEIGIRKVLGASVLNLWKLLSQDFVVLVLIAFCIATPIAWYFLTNWLTKYEYRIEISWWVFAITGLGALLITLLTVSFQSIKAALTNPVKSLRTE